From Toxorhynchites rutilus septentrionalis strain SRP chromosome 2, ASM2978413v1, whole genome shotgun sequence, a single genomic window includes:
- the LOC129764153 gene encoding serine protease inhibitor swm-1-like yields MKQVVLYICVGSLLILMGCSFAHGDTPLLSCPTNEVYTVLKTLCEPTCFTNCTNVRASSTRLYPACVCPPGQVRHSKVCIPKIKCPVAQTLSPPVLTSLLAAPPCPANSRYNMCTPCCQPTCTNDCSTIRCIAACTGSPTCVCNEGFVKLGQNCVPRSACPKATRGS; encoded by the exons ATGAAACAAGTTGTGTTGTATATCTGTGTGGGCTCTCTTCTTATCCTGATGGGTTGCAGCTTTGCACATGGAGATACTCCACTAC TATCTTGCCCAACAAACGAAGTTTACACCGTTTTGAAAACTCTTTGCGAACCAACCTGTTTCACCAACTGCACCAATGTACGCGCTTCATCGACACGCCTCTATCCGGCATGCGTTTGCCCGCCCGGTCAGGTACGCCACAGCAAAGTTTGTATCCCCAAAATCAAATGCCCGGTGGCACAAACCCTCTCTCCGCCCGTGCTAACGTCCCTACTCGCTGCGCCACCCTGCCCGGCGAATTCGCGGTACAACATGTGTACGCCGTGCTGCCAGCCAACGTGCACCAATGATTGCTCCACCATTCGCTGTATTGCTGCTTGCACTGGATCACCAACATGTGTCTGCAACGAGGGCTTCGTAAAACTCGGCCAGAATTGCGTTCCCAGATCAGCCTGTCCTAAGGCGACTCGAGGCTCATAG